From Rhizobium favelukesii, the proteins below share one genomic window:
- a CDS encoding aldo/keto reductase, which produces MLTKPNVTTTINLWNNYEIPRLGMGCWAIGGPFYAGDTPLGWGEVDDDVSVAAIHRAIELGIRFFDTASNYGAGHSEEILGHAIGNRSDIVIATKFGFATDPKTKQATGAFADPVFIRRSAETSLRRLKRDRLDLLQFHLNDFPLEQSDAVFETLEKLRSEGKIDAFGWSTDFPDRAARHAERRGFVSIQHTMNVFEPVPDMISVIERHGLISINRGPLAMGLLSGKFRADTKVGDKDVRGASLDWMVYFKEGRIAPEFAARLEAIRELLRSDGRTLTQGALAWLWARSPRTLPIPGFRTVAQVEENAGALAKGPLSPAVMTEIDETLAKVRA; this is translated from the coding sequence ATGCTGACCAAGCCCAATGTGACGACCACGATAAACCTCTGGAACAATTACGAAATACCCAGATTGGGTATGGGCTGCTGGGCGATCGGCGGGCCGTTCTATGCCGGCGATACGCCGCTCGGCTGGGGTGAGGTCGATGACGACGTGTCCGTCGCCGCCATTCATCGCGCAATCGAGCTCGGTATCCGTTTCTTTGATACAGCTTCAAACTATGGGGCGGGACATTCAGAGGAAATCCTCGGGCACGCGATCGGCAACCGCAGTGACATTGTCATCGCGACCAAGTTCGGTTTTGCCACCGACCCCAAGACAAAGCAGGCGACCGGGGCCTTCGCCGATCCAGTCTTCATTCGTCGCTCGGCCGAAACATCGCTCCGTCGGTTGAAGCGGGATCGCCTCGATCTGCTCCAGTTTCATCTGAACGATTTTCCGCTGGAGCAGTCAGACGCGGTCTTCGAAACGCTGGAGAAACTGCGCAGCGAGGGCAAGATCGACGCCTTCGGCTGGAGCACCGACTTTCCGGATCGTGCTGCACGACATGCCGAGCGTCGTGGTTTCGTTTCCATCCAGCACACGATGAACGTCTTCGAGCCGGTGCCGGATATGATCTCGGTGATCGAACGGCATGGACTGATCTCGATTAACCGCGGGCCGCTCGCGATGGGGTTGCTCAGCGGAAAATTCCGCGCCGACACGAAGGTCGGCGACAAGGATGTTCGCGGCGCGAGCCTCGATTGGATGGTCTATTTCAAGGAGGGGCGCATCGCGCCTGAGTTCGCGGCCCGACTGGAGGCGATTCGCGAGCTGTTGAGGTCCGACGGTCGAACTCTCACGCAAGGGGCTCTGGCGTGGCTCTGGGCGCGCTCGCCTCGAACCTTGCCGATCCCGGGCTTCCGCACCGTCGCCCAGGTTGAAGAAAACGCCGGCGCGCTGGCCAAAGGACCGCTATCGCCAGCGGTCATGACGGAAATAGACGAGACGCTTGCCAAGGTTCGGGCCTAA
- a CDS encoding MOSC domain-containing protein gives MITDRDGHFITQRELPELARIAVQAGPSQLHLTMGGDKQMIAQIPIAARRMDVSIWKSIVDAAVADDVANNQLSAWLGRDVRLVFFDGDARRSASAEWAGEGTPVTFTDGYQILVTTTASLRALNADLERHGEDGVGMERFRPNIVLDTDEAWQEDRWAAIEIGGIRFDLVKPCARCIMTTQDQSTGSRDVPNPMPAMGRIRMSADRRVPGPLFGWNVTPRGVGRITVGDPVKVIEERPAGWAFKIRNRD, from the coding sequence ATGATCACCGATCGGGACGGACACTTTATCACACAGCGCGAATTGCCCGAGCTTGCGCGCATTGCCGTGCAGGCCGGGCCGTCTCAGCTCCATCTCACCATGGGTGGTGACAAGCAGATGATTGCGCAGATCCCGATTGCCGCAAGGCGAATGGACGTTTCGATCTGGAAGTCCATCGTCGATGCTGCGGTTGCCGATGACGTGGCGAATAACCAACTTTCCGCTTGGCTGGGGCGAGACGTAAGACTGGTGTTTTTCGATGGGGATGCCAGGCGCTCCGCCAGCGCAGAATGGGCCGGCGAAGGCACACCGGTTACATTTACCGATGGCTACCAGATCCTGGTGACGACGACCGCCTCCCTACGGGCACTGAATGCCGACCTCGAAAGGCACGGCGAAGATGGTGTCGGCATGGAGCGGTTCCGGCCCAACATCGTCCTCGATACCGATGAAGCTTGGCAGGAAGATCGTTGGGCAGCGATCGAAATCGGAGGCATTCGTTTCGATCTTGTCAAACCCTGCGCGCGCTGCATCATGACGACGCAGGACCAATCGACCGGATCGCGCGACGTTCCCAACCCGATGCCAGCCATGGGCCGCATTCGGATGTCGGCGGACCGGCGCGTACCCGGCCCGCTCTTTGGCTGGAATGTCACGCCTCGTGGAGTCGGCCGGATAACGGTCGGCGACCCGGTCAAAGTCATCGAAGAGAGGCCCGCGGGCTGGGCTTTCAAGATCCGGAACCGCGACTAA
- a CDS encoding HD domain-containing protein, producing the protein MFQAKAFAPFENLAIELVPHSSEGDDGSHDLAHVLRVFKNAMRIQALEGGDARILAAAVLLHDCVAVEKNSPIRSRASALAAEKASAILAELGWDGNDIASVAHAIVAHSFSANVAPETLEAKILQDADRLDAIGMVGAGRCFYIGGRMSSALYDPFDPAGSYRELDDKRYVIDHFQTKLFKLADGFQTKAGRALAAARDERLRDFLAAFMDEI; encoded by the coding sequence ATGTTCCAGGCGAAGGCCTTTGCTCCATTTGAAAATCTTGCGATCGAGCTCGTGCCGCATTCGTCTGAAGGCGACGACGGCTCGCATGACCTTGCGCATGTCTTGCGTGTCTTCAAGAACGCGATGCGAATCCAGGCTCTGGAGGGTGGCGATGCAAGGATCCTTGCGGCTGCCGTCCTTCTGCATGACTGCGTCGCCGTGGAAAAGAACTCCCCCATACGATCGAGGGCCTCTGCACTGGCGGCAGAAAAGGCATCGGCTATTCTCGCCGAGCTTGGCTGGGACGGCAATGATATCGCATCAGTCGCGCACGCGATCGTCGCGCACAGCTTCTCCGCCAACGTCGCGCCGGAGACCCTGGAAGCCAAGATACTGCAGGATGCCGACCGGCTGGACGCGATAGGCATGGTCGGCGCCGGGCGTTGCTTCTATATCGGTGGGCGGATGTCGTCAGCGCTCTACGACCCGTTCGATCCGGCTGGCAGCTATCGAGAGCTTGACGACAAACGATATGTCATCGACCACTTCCAGACCAAGCTGTTCAAACTGGCGGATGGCTTTCAGACGAAAGCAGGGCGGGCGCTTGCGGCCGCACGCGACGAACGGCTGCGAGACTTCCTCGCGGCATTCATGGACGAAATCTAG
- a CDS encoding putative bifunctional diguanylate cyclase/phosphodiesterase has protein sequence MDAEALFRQQCTTAINEDGSANAERLMALVVETYRLQAGKKRAAEDRSRLLVKENGELKGNLVASKEDLAEQKRLFGNVLDNLPQGLSVFDSQQRLMVCNIRFRQLFGFSSEEASPSASLGSLIAKIRGNERGEKKVSRLRDAASEGGHIRHREWVMEDGRTIQSVITVLPDGSNISIHADITEDRKAAERIAYLAHHDPLTGLPNRIRLRESIDAALAGRKPDEHIALVHLNLDRFKSINNTLGVSAGDKILRQVAERIRMSAGAGNVLARLGSDEFAVLQSGRQQPWNVTALVDQIRRELSEPFFRGDKAVELSVSMGIAISPQDGTETDVLLKHAGVALSHAKSSGGNGERFFTAEMEAEIEARHALEADLRKAVEREEFELHYQPLYDLGQQRICGFEALVRWNHPTRGRVPPLEFIPLAEEVGLVVDIGRWVLRRACRDAVHWPKDIKVAVNVSAIQFTNSDLPADVAAALAEARLAACRLEIEITESVLMENLDEALPILHVLKQSGIRIAMDDFGTGYSSLSYLRRFPFDKIKIDKSFVNGIVEDREAFAIMRAIILLGDALGMRVTVEGVETAEQLALLQREACDEIQGYHISPPRPVVDVPDLLSQPPEHTSTRAS, from the coding sequence ATGGACGCTGAAGCCCTTTTTCGGCAACAGTGCACAACCGCTATCAATGAGGACGGGTCTGCCAACGCCGAGCGTCTGATGGCTCTTGTCGTCGAGACATATCGGCTGCAGGCAGGAAAGAAGCGCGCTGCCGAGGATCGTTCTCGGCTGCTCGTCAAGGAAAACGGCGAGCTGAAGGGCAACCTCGTCGCCTCAAAGGAAGATCTTGCGGAGCAGAAGCGCCTCTTCGGGAACGTTCTCGACAACCTGCCTCAGGGCCTGAGTGTCTTCGACTCACAGCAGCGGTTGATGGTCTGCAACATCCGCTTCCGGCAACTCTTCGGGTTCAGCAGCGAGGAGGCCTCTCCCAGCGCTTCGTTGGGATCGCTGATCGCAAAGATCCGCGGCAACGAGCGCGGTGAGAAAAAGGTTTCCCGTTTGCGTGACGCCGCCTCGGAGGGCGGACACATCCGTCACCGCGAATGGGTGATGGAAGACGGCCGCACGATCCAGAGCGTTATCACCGTCCTGCCCGATGGGAGCAATATTTCCATCCACGCCGACATCACCGAAGACCGAAAAGCGGCCGAGCGTATTGCCTATCTCGCTCATCACGATCCGCTGACAGGCCTGCCGAACCGCATCCGCCTCAGGGAGAGCATCGACGCCGCGCTGGCCGGCCGCAAGCCGGACGAACACATCGCCCTCGTGCACCTCAATCTTGATCGCTTCAAATCGATCAACAACACGCTCGGCGTCTCGGCCGGGGACAAGATCCTGCGGCAGGTGGCCGAGCGCATCCGCATGTCGGCCGGCGCTGGCAATGTGCTGGCACGCCTTGGCTCGGACGAATTTGCGGTTCTCCAATCCGGGCGGCAGCAGCCTTGGAATGTCACGGCTCTTGTCGACCAGATCCGGCGGGAACTTTCCGAGCCGTTCTTTCGCGGCGACAAAGCCGTCGAGCTCAGCGTGTCGATGGGTATCGCCATCAGTCCGCAAGACGGAACGGAGACGGATGTCCTGCTGAAACATGCCGGCGTCGCGCTGTCGCACGCCAAGAGCAGCGGCGGCAACGGCGAGCGTTTCTTCACCGCCGAGATGGAAGCTGAAATCGAAGCGCGGCATGCGCTCGAAGCGGATTTGCGCAAAGCGGTGGAACGCGAGGAGTTCGAGCTTCATTATCAACCGCTCTATGATCTCGGCCAGCAGCGGATCTGCGGTTTCGAGGCGCTCGTGCGATGGAACCACCCGACGCGTGGTCGGGTGCCGCCGCTGGAATTCATCCCTCTTGCGGAAGAGGTCGGGCTCGTGGTCGACATCGGGCGCTGGGTGCTGCGCCGCGCCTGCCGCGATGCGGTGCACTGGCCGAAAGATATCAAGGTCGCAGTCAACGTTTCAGCCATTCAATTCACGAACAGCGATCTGCCGGCCGATGTCGCCGCAGCACTGGCGGAAGCACGGCTTGCGGCCTGCCGTTTGGAAATCGAGATCACCGAAAGTGTGCTGATGGAAAACCTCGATGAGGCCCTGCCCATCCTGCACGTGCTCAAACAAAGCGGCATTCGCATCGCCATGGACGATTTCGGCACCGGCTACTCATCGCTGAGCTATCTCCGGCGGTTCCCGTTCGACAAGATCAAGATCGACAAGTCGTTCGTCAACGGTATCGTCGAAGACAGGGAAGCCTTTGCGATCATGCGCGCCATCATCCTTCTCGGCGATGCGCTCGGCATGCGCGTAACTGTGGAAGGTGTGGAAACGGCCGAGCAGTTGGCGCTGCTGCAGCGTGAAGCCTGCGATGAGATCCAGGGCTATCACATCAGTCCGCCGCGGCCTGTCGTCGACGTGCCCGACCTGTTGTCGCAGCCACCGGAACACACCAGCACCAGGGCGAGCTGA